The window TTGATATGGCCGTTAAGTTCATGAAAAGTGCATCTGATCTGGGAAAGAATGCTGTCATCGTCATAGACGGGCTTGAGTACCTAATCTTAGAGAATGGTTTTGCTCCGGTGATGAAGTTTTTGTCCGCGCTGAGGGATTACTCACTTCTGAATGGGGCAACGGTAATATTGATTGGTGACGACTCTTTTCTTGGTGAGAGGGAGAGACGGATTCTTAGGAAGCTTTTTGACTGAGGTGGGGGGTATGGTCTCCTTTGGGGTTGTTATGGGGGACATTACCCGCTTTCCTGCTGAGGCGATAGTTAATGCAGCCAACCGCTATCTGGAGCACGGTGGCGGCGTTGCTTACGCAATAGCCAAAGCGGCCGCCGGTGATGTTCGTGAGTATATACGGATAAGTAAGGAAGCGATGCATGAACAGCTCGGGAAGGACTCCATCGAGCACGGCGAGGTCGTTGTAACACCGGCGTTGGGGTTGGAGCGATACGGGATTAAGTACGTCATTCACGCGGTTGGTCCCTACTGCGGCGGTCGCTGGGATGAGGATAAAAAGGAAAAGCTGAGGAAGGCTATACTCGGCGCTCTGAGGAAGGCAGAGGAACTTGGCGTCAAAACGATAGCCTTTCCGGCGATAAGTGCGGGAATCTACGGCTGTCCCCTTGAGGGAGTCGTGAGAACCTTCCAGGAGACAGTGGAAGAGTTCTCACAGGAAGCGAAGAGTCTGGAGAAAGTCTACCTTGTGCTCTATTCGGAGAGGGACTATGATAGGGCCAGAGCGGTGCTCGAAAATGGCGATCATTGAAGTTGAACGCCTGACGAAGCGCTCTCCTACCCCAGGAGGTCAGAGCGCACTTCTACACCCTCACGCCGAGGGAGTACATATACCACTACCTCAGAATGCGCGGCCTTCCGGGGGGCGAAGCGAGGGCAAAGGCCAGCGAGTGGTTGGAAAAGCTTAACATCTATTACGCGGACAGGCCGATGGTCGAGCTCTCCGGTGGGATGGCTAGGAAGGCCCTACTCGCGATGGTTCTGGCCTATGACGCCGAGCTCTACTTTCTCGACGAGCCGACGGTTGGTCTCGACCCCTCTGCGAGATTCGAGCTCTGGGACGTTCTGAGGGAGAAGTCCGAAAACGCCACGATTTTTCTAACAAGCCACTACGTGGACGGGATCTCCAGGGTATGCGATGAGGTGATACTCCTCAAGAGGCGGGTTCTCCTGAAGGGGAGGCCAGAGGAAATAGCCAGGCTCTACCTTCCGCACTTCAGGAAGAAGGTGGTGCTCTTTGAGAGCTTTGAGCTGGAGGGCTTCACATCGAAGCGCGCCGGGAGGTACACCTTCGTCTACCCTGCGAGCGAGACCGAGCTGAGGGAGCTTGAAGGCCTTCTCCTTGATAGGGGCGTTCCCTTCAGGGTGGAGGAACTAACAATCGAGGATCTCTTCTTACTGGGGTGGGAGCATGATTAGCATGCTGGAATACTACGCGAGGGCCTTAACTAAAAACCGCTCCTCTCTCATCAGCTTCGCGATTCAGCCGCTCTCGTTTATCTTCCTCTTGACAGTCATCAGCGGTGGACGGCCCCTTCCGAACGCTCTAATCGGTGCGATGGTGAGCTTTATCGCCGGCGTCGGAATAGCTGACCTGGCCATAGAGTTGGCAGGTCTTAAAACCCGCTCGAAGTTCTACGACATTCTCATGACTCTCCCAGTGCATCCACTCAAACTGGGACTCGGCATCTCCATTGGAATGAGCCTTCCCGCGCTACCTTACCTGGTTCTGCTGGTTCTATCCTTGGCTTACCTCGAAGGTCTGTCGTTCCCCAAAGTCCTCTCGCTCCTCGCGGCTCTCGCCCTGCTATGGCTCTGGAGCGTCTTCGTAGGTCTTTACCTCGGGGTGAAGCTGAAGGAGCCCATCGTTATTATACGCGCCTCAAACATAGCGCTAACGCTCCTCACGGTCTTCCTGCCCGTTTACTATCCCGTCGAGGTCTTGCCGAGCGTTCTCCAAAAGCCTTTACTACTGTTCCCCACGAGTGCCGCTGCCTACCTCATAAGGTCACTCTACGAGCCCCTGCCTTACTGGAAGCTCTCCCTCGCCGCTCTGCTCATGTGGGCTGCCCTCTCTGGAATGATGGCTTTTTGGGAGGGGATTTTCAGGGAGGAGTAGTTGTCCTAACTCTGGAATTGGAATTGTTGAATGGACACTTAAGAAGAATCTTTAAAGTGTCTATTCTGTTCTATGCTCGGAAAATTATAAAAAGCCTCGATACTTTTGTACTTCCTTTTATGAGATACTTTTTTAAGTATTTTTGGAGTATTAATTGAGAGGTGTTTGCTATGAGACGGATAGTGATTGTTTCTCTAATTATTGCGTTTATAATTCCGGGTGTCTTCGCTGGCTTATTGTCACAGGTTTTTCAGATGGAATTAGAAAATGGTGGAAAAATGGAGGCAATTGTAATGCATGATAGATATCTAGTGTTTCATGTTGACAATGGAGCATCTCCCTCTTATTTGGAAATACTGGATCTTGAGACCAACAGGACTGTTTTTGAGGATATATATCTCGGTTATGGGTTTGGTAGCTTCTTGATAACTCCTGATAGTCGGTATGTAGTATTTGATATCAACAATAGAGTGTACGTTTATGAAAACGACCCCTGGGGATATTCAGTCAGGTCCACTTTTTCTCTTGAGGGTGTTCGTCTAAATTCTTTTAGTAATTATTTATTCTTTATCCCAGACACTAAAGAACTAATTGTGTTCGTTTCTGAGTGGGTTAACTCAAGCATTGGATACAAATCCTGGTTGTTTGTTACAGATATTAATGGCAATATTGCCTTCAAAAAGAATGTTTATTGGGTGAGATGGGCCTATACTGACGGTGAGAACGTGTATTTCATTGATACGGATGTTCGAACGGAGGAGTCCCGTTTTGTAGTGCTGTCTCTTAATGGCTACAACAATTACTCTATTTCTTTGGGTAAATTGATAGTTCCCCAAGTCCTCCCTGTGAATGATTCCTGTGAGTCAGTTCAGAGTGCTGGTGAAAGTAATACTCCTTATTTTGTAATCTATGGAGTGCCATTCAACACTGGGTTGGGAAATTATATAACCTGCATTCGCGTTGATCAAGAGGGCATCGATGTGGTTTACAATTCGAAGTATATTGATTGGGAAATTCGCGATCTCGTTTTTACCAATGGTTCGTTCTATGCTCTTGCACGGGAGAGTGGGGTCTCTTTGGGACAACTTCGAGTGGTTAGGTTCAATTGGGATTTTTCTAGTCCAGGAATTCTCTTAAGTGTTCCAGTTCATACTATGAAAGGGTATAGTCCGTCGAGGTATGATATTGCCGTTCTTGATGGATATCTTGTTATTGCACTAGGTTTGATAAACTGGGGGACAAGGGAAGGAGTTGGATGGATAGGGGTTGTTGATCCATCCAGTGGTGTTT of the Thermococcus onnurineus NA1 genome contains:
- a CDS encoding [protein ADP-ribosylglutamate] hydrolase, with the protein product MVSFGVVMGDITRFPAEAIVNAANRYLEHGGGVAYAIAKAAAGDVREYIRISKEAMHEQLGKDSIEHGEVVVTPALGLERYGIKYVIHAVGPYCGGRWDEDKKEKLRKAILGALRKAEELGVKTIAFPAISAGIYGCPLEGVVRTFQETVEEFSQEAKSLEKVYLVLYSERDYDRARAVLENGDH
- a CDS encoding PEGA domain-containing protein is translated as MRRIVIVSLIIAFIIPGVFAGLLSQVFQMELENGGKMEAIVMHDRYLVFHVDNGASPSYLEILDLETNRTVFEDIYLGYGFGSFLITPDSRYVVFDINNRVYVYENDPWGYSVRSTFSLEGVRLNSFSNYLFFIPDTKELIVFVSEWVNSSIGYKSWLFVTDINGNIAFKKNVYWVRWAYTDGENVYFIDTDVRTEESRFVVLSLNGYNNYSISLGKLIVPQVLPVNDSCESVQSAGESNTPYFVIYGVPFNTGLGNYITCIRVDQEGIDVVYNSKYIDWEIRDLVFTNGSFYALARESGVSLGQLRVVRFNWDFSSPGILLSVPVHTMKGYSPSRYDIAVLDGYLVIALGLINWGTREGVGWIGVVDPSSGVLLWDQYLESLNGIVEPKIYGHYVVWNPPSIVGIPDNRFYVYSIDLSNLPSFVEVWAPVTSRVYLDGVFVGETPLRLNVSPGIHTFRIVEELYYPYNITLNVESGRGYLLDADLRPLEGVLSVLSSPEAIVIIDGHGNFTAPFNLTLAPGKYLLKFQSAEYPEQYMTITKIVQVFSNRTTVVSVSLPLVYSNLTIMSSPQGARIILNGSEVGITPMSVLLKPGLYNISLQLEGYKPFSTAIDLRSREFTINATLERLLLNNTAHQELADREHNTSSKETPSGNTICGPAFLVSLLLIMTFLGRRF